One segment of Pseudanabaena sp. PCC 6802 DNA contains the following:
- a CDS encoding histidine phosphatase family protein, with translation MSLKLYFLRHGQTEFSHANAYCGDLDPELTPEGLQMAKAFGVTYKTTPWVAVFVSPMRRTIATAKPLCDAIGIEMQLRGGLKEISYGKWEGMSPEQVNRDFHDDYIRWLAEPGWYSPTGGETGVCIQRRAARVLEEIEETYKTGNVLVVSHKATIRIMLCELMGIDVGRFRDRIGMPVASVSIVEMAMHGPLLHVMGDRTHLSEYLRNLEGT, from the coding sequence ATGAGCCTCAAGTTATACTTTCTGCGGCATGGGCAAACAGAATTTAGCCATGCCAATGCCTATTGTGGCGATCTAGACCCAGAGTTGACCCCAGAGGGATTGCAGATGGCAAAAGCGTTTGGTGTAACTTACAAAACAACACCCTGGGTGGCGGTTTTTGTCAGTCCCATGCGACGCACGATCGCCACCGCCAAGCCCCTATGCGATGCTATCGGCATCGAGATGCAATTGCGCGGCGGTCTGAAGGAGATATCCTATGGTAAATGGGAGGGTATGTCGCCGGAACAAGTTAATCGCGATTTTCACGACGACTACATTCGCTGGCTCGCAGAGCCAGGATGGTACTCCCCCACTGGTGGCGAAACTGGCGTTTGCATCCAGCGTCGAGCTGCGCGGGTACTCGAAGAGATTGAGGAAACTTACAAAACGGGCAACGTGCTCGTTGTTTCTCACAAAGCCACAATCAGAATTATGCTCTGCGAACTGATGGGAATTGATGTCGGTCGTTTCCGCGATCGCATTGGTATGCCCGTCGCCTCCGTCAGTATTGTGGAAATGGCAATGCACGGGCCTTTATTGCACGTCATGGGCGATCGCACTCACCTCAGCGAGTACCTGCGCAATCTGGAAGGGACGTAA
- a CDS encoding DUF3318 domain-containing protein has protein sequence MPSPNSSLKNTFSRTEIRRLEDLLPPELQAWVKVIPADGIRPKLITCEEAGGDEVVVIIDMLKWERLAQDQRNLLFWHEVARIQNDTIPKDGWEVAALAIGLGGAVGELWVQNGLLFVLALAICGVAGFQLWRRGSTKKDIKTLIEADRGAIKLAVRNGYALPAAYKSLGSALKLLVNEAEGGRQRNNMDKRLEALRAEAAKARRSYEGAGE, from the coding sequence ATGCCTTCCCCAAATTCTTCATTAAAAAACACGTTCTCTAGAACTGAGATCAGGCGACTAGAAGATCTACTGCCCCCAGAGCTGCAAGCATGGGTAAAGGTGATCCCTGCGGACGGCATTCGTCCCAAATTAATTACCTGCGAAGAGGCAGGTGGCGATGAGGTTGTGGTCATTATAGATATGTTGAAGTGGGAAAGGCTGGCACAGGATCAGCGCAACCTCTTGTTTTGGCACGAAGTCGCGCGCATTCAAAATGACACCATTCCTAAAGATGGTTGGGAGGTGGCTGCTCTAGCTATTGGTTTAGGTGGTGCGGTTGGCGAGCTATGGGTACAAAACGGCTTGCTGTTTGTCCTGGCGCTAGCTATCTGTGGTGTTGCCGGGTTCCAACTATGGCGGCGCGGCAGCACTAAAAAAGACATTAAGACTCTGATTGAAGCAGATCGAGGCGCGATCAAGCTAGCAGTCCGCAATGGCTACGCCCTACCTGCTGCCTATAAAAGTTTGGGTAGTGCGCTGAAGCTATTGGTAAATGAAGCTGAGGGCGGTAGGCAAAGGAACAACATGGATAAAAGACTTGAAGCACTAAGGGCCGAAGCTGCCAAAGCTCGACGCAGCTACGAGGGCGCTGGCGAATAA
- the infC gene encoding translation initiation factor IF-3 encodes MKKPNRDLPAINERIRFPKIRVIDADGGQLGIMTPKEALKVAEEKELDLVLVSDKADPPVCRVMDYGKFKFEQEKKAREARKKQHTADVKEVKMRYKIEEHDYQVRINHAERFLKDGDKVKATVMFRGREIQHVDLAEELLNRMAVDLGEVAEIQQAPKREGRNITMLMAPKK; translated from the coding sequence ATGAAGAAACCCAATCGAGACCTTCCTGCAATTAATGAGCGAATTAGATTTCCTAAGATTAGAGTAATCGATGCCGATGGCGGACAACTGGGGATAATGACTCCCAAGGAGGCTCTTAAAGTAGCGGAAGAAAAAGAACTCGATTTAGTACTTGTCAGCGATAAAGCCGATCCTCCTGTCTGCCGTGTCATGGACTATGGCAAGTTTAAGTTCGAGCAGGAGAAAAAAGCGCGCGAGGCTCGCAAAAAACAACACACTGCTGATGTCAAAGAAGTTAAGATGCGCTACAAAATTGAGGAACACGACTACCAAGTGCGCATTAACCACGCCGAGCGCTTTCTCAAGGATGGGGACAAAGTCAAAGCAACCGTTATGTTTAGGGGGCGCGAGATTCAGCATGTCGATCTAGCTGAAGAACTATTAAATCGGATGGCAGTTGACCTGGGCGAAGTAGCAGAAATCCAGCAAGCACCAAAGCGCGAGGGGCGTAATATCACAATGCTCATGGCACCTAAAAAATAG
- the psbB gene encoding photosystem II chlorophyll-binding protein CP47 has translation MGLPWYRVHTVLLNDPGRLIATHLMHTALVAGWAGSMALYETATFDPSDPVFNPMWRQGMFVLPFMARLGITDSWGGWSITGETATNPGFWTFEGTAVAHIVLAGMLFLAAIWHWVNWDLELFRDPRTGEPALDLPKMFGIHLFLSGLLCFGFGAFHLSGLYGPGMWVSDPYGLTGHVQAVAPEWGPDGFNPFNPGGIVAHHIAAGIVGIIAGLFHLTVRPPERLYKALRMGNIETVLSSSIAAVFFAAFVVAGTMWYGAAATPIELYGPTRYQWDNNYFQQEIERRVETGIANGISRSEAWGSIPEKLAFYDYVGNSPAKGGLFRAGPMNNGDGIAKSWLGHTVFTDKAGHELSVRRMPNFFETFPVVLQDSEGIVRADIPFRRAESKYSFEQAGVTATVYGGALDGKTFTDPPTVKKLARQAQLGEAFNFDSETLNSDGVFRTSPRGWFTFGHAVFALLFFFGHIWHGARTLFRDVFAGIDPDLEEEQVEWGAFQKVGDKSTRVSV, from the coding sequence ATGGGATTACCCTGGTATCGAGTGCATACAGTTCTCCTGAACGATCCAGGAAGGCTGATTGCAACACACCTTATGCATACTGCCCTAGTGGCAGGCTGGGCAGGGTCAATGGCTCTCTATGAGACTGCCACCTTCGATCCTAGCGACCCCGTTTTTAACCCAATGTGGCGACAAGGCATGTTCGTGCTGCCATTTATGGCTCGCCTGGGCATCACCGATTCCTGGGGCGGCTGGAGCATTACAGGTGAAACAGCAACTAACCCTGGTTTTTGGACTTTTGAAGGTACGGCTGTTGCCCACATTGTGCTGGCAGGGATGCTCTTCCTTGCTGCCATCTGGCACTGGGTGAATTGGGATCTAGAACTATTTAGAGATCCGCGTACGGGCGAACCTGCTTTAGATTTGCCCAAAATGTTTGGTATTCATTTATTTTTGTCCGGATTACTTTGTTTTGGTTTTGGTGCTTTCCACCTCAGCGGCCTGTACGGCCCTGGCATGTGGGTTTCCGACCCCTATGGTTTAACGGGACACGTTCAAGCCGTGGCACCAGAATGGGGGCCGGATGGGTTTAACCCATTCAACCCCGGTGGTATCGTCGCCCACCACATTGCTGCTGGTATTGTTGGCATCATTGCTGGTTTGTTCCACCTGACCGTCCGTCCTCCAGAACGTCTCTATAAGGCTCTGCGGATGGGCAACATCGAAACCGTACTATCTAGCAGTATTGCCGCCGTATTCTTTGCTGCTTTCGTAGTGGCAGGTACGATGTGGTATGGTGCTGCCGCTACACCAATTGAATTATACGGTCCCACCCGCTATCAGTGGGATAACAACTACTTCCAGCAAGAAATCGAGCGTCGCGTCGAAACGGGAATTGCTAATGGCATTTCTCGCAGCGAGGCTTGGGGATCTATTCCGGAAAAGCTAGCGTTCTACGATTACGTTGGTAACAGCCCTGCTAAGGGTGGCCTGTTCCGCGCTGGTCCCATGAACAATGGCGATGGTATTGCGAAAAGTTGGTTGGGGCACACTGTCTTCACTGATAAGGCAGGTCATGAGTTGAGTGTCCGTCGCATGCCCAACTTCTTTGAAACTTTCCCCGTAGTACTACAGGATAGCGAAGGCATTGTCCGTGCTGACATTCCTTTCCGTCGGGCTGAATCCAAATATAGCTTTGAGCAAGCTGGAGTCACGGCTACAGTCTACGGTGGCGCTTTAGATGGTAAAACATTTACCGATCCGCCCACTGTGAAAAAATTAGCTCGTCAGGCTCAACTCGGCGAAGCCTTTAATTTTGACTCGGAAACCCTTAATTCAGACGGTGTATTCCGGACTAGCCCTCGCGGTTGGTTCACCTTCGGTCATGCCGTCTTTGCACTGCTGTTTTTCTTCGGTCACATTTGGCATGGTGCGCGTACGCTATTCCGCGATGTGTTTGCGGGTATCGATCCCGACCTCGAAGAAGAACAAGTCGAATGGGGTGCCTTCCAAAAGGTGGGCGACAAGTCTACTCGTGTAAGCGTTTAA
- a CDS encoding transaldolase, producing the protein MGQNLLEQLKEMTVVVADTGDINAIEAFTPQDATTNPSLITAAAQMPQYQEIVDRTLKQAKQDAGEGATSDQIVSLAFDRLAVAFGLRILKIIPGRVSTEVDARLSYDTEATVAKARQLIAQYEAVGVSRDRILIKIASTWEGIRAAEILEKEGIHCNLTLLFGLHQAIACAEAGVTLISPFVGRILDWYKKETGRDSYPPAEDPGVLSVTNIYNYFKKFGYKTEVMGASFRNAAEITELAGCDLLTISPALLAELQETVAELPRKLDPDKAAQSEITKLHIDKETFDRMHESDRMASDKLTEGIHGFTNALIALEKLLADRLKLLEGNETLSHAAEDVFRVYDLDGDGFITREEWSGTDAVFDALDINKDGKITPEEMASGIGAAFYLASV; encoded by the coding sequence ATGGGCCAAAATCTACTAGAACAACTAAAAGAAATGACTGTCGTGGTGGCAGACACTGGCGATATCAACGCGATCGAAGCTTTTACCCCACAGGATGCTACTACTAACCCCTCCCTGATTACCGCTGCCGCCCAGATGCCGCAATATCAGGAAATTGTAGACCGCACGCTCAAACAAGCAAAGCAAGACGCAGGTGAAGGGGCGACATCAGACCAAATTGTCTCCCTGGCATTCGATCGCCTCGCCGTTGCCTTTGGCCTGCGCATCCTCAAAATTATTCCAGGTCGCGTGTCTACGGAAGTCGATGCCCGCTTGTCCTACGATACAGAAGCAACAGTTGCCAAAGCTCGCCAGTTAATCGCACAGTACGAAGCGGTTGGTGTTTCGCGCGATCGCATTCTCATCAAAATCGCCTCTACTTGGGAAGGAATTCGTGCCGCCGAAATCCTGGAGAAGGAAGGCATTCACTGTAACTTAACATTGCTATTTGGCTTGCATCAAGCGATCGCCTGCGCCGAAGCAGGCGTGACTTTGATTTCCCCCTTTGTCGGGCGCATCCTTGACTGGTACAAAAAAGAAACTGGGCGAGACAGCTATCCGCCTGCCGAGGATCCGGGCGTGCTCTCCGTCACCAACATCTACAACTATTTCAAGAAATTCGGCTATAAAACCGAAGTAATGGGAGCCAGCTTCCGCAATGCCGCAGAGATTACCGAATTGGCAGGCTGCGATCTGCTCACCATTTCCCCAGCGTTACTGGCAGAGTTGCAAGAGACAGTGGCTGAACTGCCGCGCAAGCTCGATCCAGACAAAGCCGCTCAGTCGGAGATTACCAAACTGCATATCGATAAGGAAACTTTCGATCGCATGCACGAGAGCGATCGCATGGCATCGGACAAGCTGACGGAAGGCATTCATGGCTTTACCAATGCCTTAATTGCTTTAGAGAAATTACTCGCCGATCGCCTCAAGCTGCTCGAAGGCAATGAAACGCTCAGCCATGCAGCGGAGGATGTATTCCGCGTCTACGATCTCGATGGGGATGGCTTTATTACCCGCGAGGAGTGGTCGGGTACCGATGCCGTCTTTGATGCCCTCGACATCAATAAAGATGGCAAAATTACGCCGGAAGAGATGGCAAGTGGGATTGGTGCAGCCTTTTATTTAGCCAGCGTTTAG
- a CDS encoding aminopeptidase P family protein: MSLPETLRDRRQKLANLCPHPVILWSGQSHARNFPHNTYPFRASSHFLYFAGLPIENAAIRLASGKLELFIDESSPDSALWHGEMPLRSEIAEAIGADAAFPLSELATKTDSAATIAVQDSSTYTEQTQLLHREIHPQTAPTGIDLDLASAIVALRLAHDAGAIAELRKASEVTVAAHSAGMTATATAKRESDIRAAMESAIMAANMACSYQSIVTVHGEVLHNNRYHHVLNSGDLLLADVGAETETGWAGDVTRTWPVSGRFSHSQREIYDIVLAAHDTCIANVKPGVEYQDIHLLACRTIASGLEDIGILKGKIDDLVDMDAHALFFPHGVGHLLGLDVHDMEDLGDLAGYAAGRVRSDRFGLCYLRLNRPLQAGMLVTIEPGFYQVPAILEDRERRDRYKDVVNWERLAQFADVRGIRIEDDVLVTDTDCEVLTVALPTDPDLIEQKLAA; the protein is encoded by the coding sequence ATGTCACTACCAGAAACCCTGCGCGATCGCCGCCAAAAACTCGCCAACTTATGCCCGCATCCAGTAATTCTGTGGTCGGGACAAAGCCATGCCCGCAACTTTCCCCATAACACCTATCCGTTCCGCGCCAGCAGTCACTTCCTCTACTTTGCCGGACTACCCATCGAAAATGCGGCAATTCGCTTAGCATCCGGCAAACTGGAACTCTTTATCGACGAAAGCAGCCCTGACAGCGCCCTGTGGCATGGGGAGATGCCGCTGCGTTCGGAAATTGCCGAGGCGATCGGAGCCGATGCCGCCTTCCCTTTGTCTGAACTTGCTACAAAAACAGACTCCGCTGCCACGATCGCCGTGCAGGATAGTTCCACATATACCGAGCAGACCCAACTGCTCCATCGCGAAATCCATCCCCAAACTGCGCCTACAGGTATCGATCTAGATTTAGCATCAGCAATTGTGGCGCTCCGGCTCGCTCACGATGCTGGAGCGATCGCAGAGTTACGCAAAGCCTCAGAAGTTACAGTTGCAGCCCACAGCGCTGGTATGACCGCTACCGCCACCGCCAAGCGCGAATCGGATATTCGTGCCGCGATGGAAAGTGCCATTATGGCAGCAAATATGGCCTGCTCTTACCAAAGTATCGTCACCGTGCATGGAGAAGTGCTGCATAATAATCGCTACCACCATGTCCTCAACTCTGGCGATCTGCTCTTAGCTGATGTGGGTGCGGAAACTGAGACTGGTTGGGCAGGCGACGTTACCCGCACCTGGCCAGTATCGGGACGATTTTCCCACAGCCAGCGAGAGATTTACGATATTGTCCTTGCCGCCCACGACACCTGTATTGCCAATGTCAAACCCGGAGTGGAATATCAGGATATCCATCTCTTAGCATGTCGCACGATCGCCTCTGGACTGGAAGATATCGGCATTCTGAAGGGCAAAATCGACGACCTCGTCGATATGGATGCCCATGCTCTATTCTTCCCACATGGCGTGGGTCATCTCCTCGGTTTGGACGTGCATGATATGGAAGATTTAGGCGACCTGGCTGGTTATGCGGCGGGGCGAGTCAGGAGCGATCGCTTTGGCCTATGTTACCTGCGCTTAAATCGCCCCTTGCAGGCAGGGATGCTGGTCACGATCGAACCCGGCTTTTATCAGGTGCCCGCCATTTTAGAAGATCGAGAGCGGCGCGATCGCTACAAGGATGTCGTTAATTGGGAGCGTCTAGCCCAATTTGCTGACGTGCGCGGCATTCGCATTGAGGACGACGTACTGGTAACCGACACTGACTGCGAAGTCCTGACCGTAGCGTTGCCAACCGATCCAGATCTCATCGAGCAAAAATTGGCAGCTTAA
- the gap gene encoding type I glyceraldehyde-3-phosphate dehydrogenase, whose translation MTKLKVGINGFGRIGRLVLRAGIGNPDLEFVGINDLVPPDNLAYLFKYDSTHGIFDGNVTARENGIDIDGHFIPCTSIRNPAELPWAKAGADYVVESTGLFTDYDGAAQHVAAGAKRVIISAPTKDPARVPTFLVGVNHQNFDPGKDVVVSNASCTTNCLAPVAKVLNDNFTIAEGLMTTVHAMTATQPTVDGPSKKDWRGGRGAAQNIIPSSTGAAKAVALVLPELKGKLTGMAFRVPTPDVSVVDLTFKTEKPTSYKEICAAMKEASENGLKGILGYTDEDVVSMDFKGDSRSSIFDAGAGIELNSNFFKVVSWYDNEWGYSYRVVDLMLSMAKKDGIL comes from the coding sequence ATGACTAAATTAAAAGTTGGTATCAACGGATTCGGACGCATTGGCAGGCTTGTCCTGCGGGCAGGAATCGGTAACCCCGATCTGGAATTTGTCGGCATTAACGACCTCGTACCGCCAGATAACCTGGCGTATCTGTTCAAATATGATTCCACGCACGGAATCTTTGACGGCAACGTCACCGCTAGAGAAAACGGTATCGATATTGACGGTCATTTTATTCCCTGCACGTCAATTCGGAATCCTGCCGAGTTGCCCTGGGCAAAAGCGGGAGCCGATTACGTGGTGGAATCTACTGGTCTATTTACAGATTACGACGGAGCGGCGCAACACGTTGCGGCTGGGGCCAAGCGCGTAATTATCTCCGCTCCTACCAAAGACCCAGCCCGAGTACCAACCTTCCTGGTGGGAGTGAACCATCAAAACTTCGATCCAGGTAAAGATGTGGTGGTTTCCAATGCCAGTTGCACGACTAATTGCCTTGCCCCAGTTGCTAAAGTGCTTAACGATAATTTCACGATCGCTGAAGGTTTGATGACCACCGTACACGCCATGACCGCCACCCAACCCACCGTAGACGGCCCCAGCAAAAAGGACTGGCGCGGCGGTCGCGGTGCCGCACAGAATATCATTCCGTCTTCTACGGGTGCGGCGAAGGCGGTGGCGTTGGTATTGCCGGAACTGAAAGGCAAACTTACAGGTATGGCTTTCCGCGTGCCGACTCCGGATGTATCGGTGGTAGATTTGACGTTCAAAACGGAGAAGCCCACCAGCTATAAAGAAATTTGTGCTGCCATGAAAGAGGCTTCAGAAAACGGCCTCAAAGGTATTCTCGGTTATACGGACGAAGATGTAGTTTCCATGGATTTTAAGGGTGACTCGCGTTCCAGTATCTTCGATGCTGGAGCAGGAATCGAACTCAATTCCAACTTCTTTAAAGTCGTATCCTGGTATGACAACGAATGGGGCTATTCCTATCGCGTTGTTGACCTCATGCTATCGATGGCAAAGAAGGACGGAATTCTTTAG
- a CDS encoding photosystem II reaction center protein T, producing the protein MESIAYVLIFACIIGLFFFAIFFREPPKVTKK; encoded by the coding sequence ATGGAAAGTATTGCATACGTATTAATTTTTGCTTGCATTATCGGTCTGTTCTTTTTCGCGATTTTCTTCCGCGAACCGCCCAAGGTCACTAAAAAGTAA
- the mazG gene encoding nucleoside triphosphate pyrophosphohydrolase yields the protein MDDKLSALQHLLDVVAKLRSPEGGCPWDLAQTPETLIPYIIEEAYETVAAIRSGNTSAIAEELGDLLLQVVLQSQVASDRGQFTIAEVAEGIAQKLVRRHPHVFGDLNVENMDEVHRNWERIKAAEKGEDPAEAQKLSRKLNRYGRSLPPLMAGMKISQKAAAQGFEWDNIDGVWDKFQEELGEFRHALSYEDKARQQAELGDLLFTIINIARWYDLDPTEALHSTNQRFIARIEHMESFANKPLSEHTLAEMESLWQAAKRHLSERGEIP from the coding sequence ATGGACGACAAATTATCTGCTCTGCAACATTTGCTGGATGTGGTGGCAAAGCTGAGATCGCCTGAAGGCGGATGCCCTTGGGATCTGGCACAGACACCCGAAACGTTGATTCCTTATATCATTGAAGAAGCCTACGAGACTGTGGCTGCCATTCGCAGCGGCAATACCAGCGCGATCGCAGAAGAATTAGGCGATTTGCTTTTGCAGGTAGTGTTGCAGTCTCAAGTAGCCAGCGATCGCGGCCAGTTTACGATCGCGGAGGTAGCTGAAGGTATCGCGCAGAAGCTGGTTCGTCGGCATCCTCACGTCTTTGGCGATCTGAACGTAGAAAATATGGATGAAGTCCATCGCAATTGGGAACGGATTAAAGCAGCCGAAAAGGGAGAAGATCCAGCCGAAGCGCAGAAGTTGAGTCGGAAGCTGAACCGCTACGGGCGCAGTTTACCGCCGCTGATGGCAGGGATGAAAATCTCCCAAAAGGCGGCAGCGCAGGGATTTGAGTGGGATAATATCGATGGAGTTTGGGATAAATTTCAGGAAGAACTGGGCGAGTTTCGTCATGCTCTATCGTATGAGGATAAAGCACGGCAGCAAGCCGAATTGGGCGATCTCCTGTTCACCATAATTAACATTGCACGGTGGTACGATCTCGATCCTACTGAGGCGTTACACAGTACGAACCAGAGATTTATTGCTCGCATCGAACATATGGAAAGTTTTGCTAACAAACCTCTGAGCGAGCATACGCTGGCAGAAATGGAAAGCCTGTGGCAAGCTGCCAAGCGCCATCTGTCTGAGAGAGGAGAAATCCCTTAA
- a CDS encoding 2,3-bisphosphoglycerate-dependent phosphoglycerate mutase, whose amino-acid sequence MSTLILIRHGQSIWNAANKFTGWVDVPLSKRGRAEAVCAAFKIGAYEIDVCFTSLLIRAIETAVICLTECEGVCMGKSPILKHGKDDPQWHDWDRYEGDRAQELPIFPSAALDERYYGDLQGLDKAETAAKFGEARVAAWRRSFSDRPPHGESLEDTMRRTLPFFRDRIFQHLLQGDNVLVAAHGNSLRSIIMELDNLSAAEVPNLELATGVPIAYEIDRTGQVTHKQILS is encoded by the coding sequence ATGTCTACACTGATTCTAATTCGTCACGGTCAGAGCATCTGGAATGCCGCCAATAAATTTACCGGATGGGTAGATGTGCCGCTCAGTAAAAGGGGGCGGGCAGAAGCTGTCTGTGCCGCCTTTAAGATCGGCGCGTACGAAATCGATGTCTGCTTCACCAGCTTGCTGATTCGGGCGATCGAGACAGCGGTGATTTGCCTAACCGAATGCGAAGGAGTTTGCATGGGTAAAAGCCCCATCCTCAAGCATGGCAAGGACGATCCCCAGTGGCATGACTGGGATCGCTACGAAGGCGATCGCGCTCAGGAATTGCCAATATTCCCCAGTGCCGCCCTCGACGAGCGCTATTACGGCGATCTCCAGGGTTTAGATAAAGCTGAGACGGCGGCTAAATTTGGCGAGGCTCGGGTGGCAGCATGGCGGCGTTCCTTTAGCGATCGCCCGCCCCACGGCGAAAGCCTCGAAGATACGATGCGGCGCACCCTGCCATTTTTTCGCGATCGCATTTTTCAGCATCTGTTACAAGGTGATAACGTTTTGGTTGCCGCCCACGGCAACTCATTGCGCTCGATTATCATGGAGTTAGATAATCTAAGCGCTGCCGAAGTTCCCAATCTGGAACTAGCGACGGGCGTTCCGATCGCCTACGAAATCGATCGCACAGGTCAAGTCACCCACAAACAGATCTTGAGTTGA
- a CDS encoding DUF1517 domain-containing protein yields the protein MKRFKTIARSLVAICLVALVFFSHAGNALARRGGGRIGGGSFRAPTRSIPSPSRSGGNYYPGGYYPGGSSFFLLPFFFGGGGGGLFSMLILLAIAGAVLQAFRGNSDSEAGITSDTSKVTLAKLQVGLLSSARELQTDLSRLALEANTGSAEGLASILRETTLSLLRHPEYWVYVSSGKEIAQFALAEQKFNSMAMSERSKLTEEVISNVNSRLYQAPTASKSLSAAGEIALEHPSEFVVVTLIAAIAGESLGNLAKVRSASELKQALNAIGSIPADRLLALEVLWEPQSEEFTLTSEEVLTVYPELVRI from the coding sequence ATGAAACGCTTTAAAACGATCGCGCGATCGCTGGTAGCTATCTGTCTGGTGGCTCTCGTATTTTTTAGTCACGCTGGCAATGCCCTGGCCCGTAGAGGTGGTGGGCGCATTGGCGGTGGGTCCTTTAGAGCCCCAACTCGTTCAATTCCTAGCCCCAGTCGATCTGGTGGTAACTACTACCCTGGCGGCTACTATCCTGGTGGCAGCAGTTTCTTTTTGTTACCGTTTTTCTTTGGTGGTGGCGGCGGCGGTTTGTTCAGCATGTTGATCTTGCTTGCGATCGCTGGGGCCGTGCTGCAAGCATTTCGCGGTAACTCTGACTCCGAAGCAGGTATAACTAGCGACACCAGCAAAGTTACCCTGGCTAAGCTCCAGGTAGGGTTACTGTCATCGGCGCGGGAGTTGCAAACCGACCTGAGCCGTTTAGCCCTGGAAGCGAATACGGGTTCTGCGGAAGGTTTAGCATCGATTTTGCGGGAAACTACGCTGTCCCTACTACGCCATCCCGAATACTGGGTTTACGTAAGTAGTGGCAAAGAGATCGCTCAGTTTGCCCTCGCGGAACAGAAATTTAATAGTATGGCGATGTCCGAACGCAGCAAGCTTACCGAAGAAGTAATCTCTAATGTTAACAGTCGCCTGTACCAGGCTCCTACTGCGTCTAAATCTCTGTCAGCGGCAGGTGAAATTGCGCTCGAACATCCTAGCGAGTTTGTGGTAGTGACTTTAATAGCAGCGATCGCGGGTGAGTCGTTAGGGAACCTCGCAAAAGTGCGATCGGCAAGCGAATTGAAGCAGGCTTTAAACGCGATTGGTTCAATTCCAGCAGATCGCCTCCTTGCTCTAGAAGTTCTGTGGGAGCCTCAGTCCGAGGAGTTTACCCTTACTTCTGAAGAAGTACTAACGGTATATCCAGAGTTAGTGCGAATTTAA